One part of the Amaranthus tricolor cultivar Red isolate AtriRed21 chromosome 16, ASM2621246v1, whole genome shotgun sequence genome encodes these proteins:
- the LOC130802804 gene encoding uncharacterized protein LOC130802804 yields the protein MKPKTHPNPKPAQKRKMTRFYPTPLPLCFRPCTTTLEYHHKKEHQNSSIKTTYSTPNLTTCIYQTHLGMFSLTWSHSLFSHSFNLHLYPLPSPSTPPFSLSTPSFHVTLKPFIFWNKIGVKKLPPLLPSQSPIYIFWDLANAWFGPGPGPVSGFYIAVVFEGEIVLLVGDMEKEAFLKIKGKKVAIFNDYNERKLQSLVIRREHVFGNKFYSTRSEFGGKSRLILIELNTSNEEDPRLEIRFDSKRVLQVKHLRWKFRGSERIEIDGYPIQLSWDVYNWLFEEDCGTFNDEGYALFTFRFEKENNEEQKVKKNEENGQSNKGQNGNNDDKKGVIWSQDSCGLNYERKKLKKKLLVKTRSASSSSISSTSSSSSILEWESVEENELKCPNGFSLLFYAWRS from the coding sequence ATGAAGCCCAAAACCCACCCAAACCCAAAACCCGCCCAAAAGAGAAAAATGACCCGTTTTTATCCAACACCACTTCCACTTTGTTTTCGCCCTTGTACTACTACTCTTGAATATCATCACAAAAAAGAACACCAAAATTCAAGCATTAAAACAACTTATTCTACTCCAAATTTAACTACTTGTATATACCAAACTCATTTGGGTATGTTCTCATTAACTTGGTCACATTCCCTTTTTTCCCACTCTTTTAATCTTCATCTATATCCTCTCCCTTCTCCCTCTACACCCCCTTTTTCTCTCTCTACACCTTCTTTTCATGTTACCTTAAAACCCTTCATTTTTTGGAACAAAATTGGGGTTAAAAAGCTTCCACCTTTATTACCCTCCCAAAGCCCAATTTACATCTTTTGGGATCTTGCAAATGCATGGttcggacccggacccggacccgtttCTGGGTTTTACATTGCGGTTGTATTTGAAGGGGAGATTGTACTTTTAGTTGGGGATATGGAAAAAGAAGCTTTTTTGAAGATTAAAGGGAAGAAAGTTGCaatttttaatgattataaTGAGAGAAAGTTACAATCTTTGGTGATTAGAAGAGAACATGTTTTTGGGAATAAATTTTATTCTACAAGAAGTGAATTTGGTGGGAAATCTAGattaattttgattgaattaaATACAAGTAATGAAGAGGATCCGAGATTAGAGATCCGTTTTGATTCAAAACGGGTCTTACAAGTGAAGCATTTGAGATGGAAATTTAGAGGAAGTGAAAGAATTGAAATTGATGGGTACCCAATTCAACTTTCATGGGATGTTTATAATTGGTTATTTGAGGAAGATTGTGGTACATTTAATGATGAAGGTTATGCTTTATTTACATTTAGATTTGAAAAGGAAaataatgaagaacaaaaagtgaaaaaaaatgaagaaaatggtCAAAGTAATAAAGGGCAAAATGGTAATAATGATGACAAAAAAGGGGTAATTTGGTCACAAGATTCATGTGGGTTGAACTATGAAAGgaagaaattgaagaaaaaattgTTGGTAAAAACAAGAAGtgcatcttcttcttcaatttcatcaacatcatcaagtAGTTCAATTTTGGAATGGGAAAGTGTTGAAGAAAATGAATTGAAATGTCCAAATGGgttttctttacttttttatGCTTGGAGAAGTTGA